A stretch of DNA from Halobaculum sp. XH14:
CCGGCGCGTCCCCCCACGAGGTGGCCTCCATGGGCGTCCACCGGTCCTACCAGATCACGAACGTCTTCCCCGCGAGCACCGTGCTAGAGAACGTCCGCGTCGCCGCGCAGGCGGCCGGCCCCGACGCCGCGAACTTCTGGCGCAACGCCGGCCAGCTGGACAGGTATCTCGACGAGGCGTACGCCGTCCTCGACCGCGTCGGCCTCGCCGACCGCGCCGAGGAGCCGGCGAGCGCGCTCTCCCACGGCGCGAAACGGCAACTGGAGGTCGGCATCGCGCTCGCGGGCGACCCGGACGTCCTGCTGCTCGACGAGCCGAACGCCGGGGTCTCCTCCGAGAGCGTCGACCGCGTCGTCGACCTCATCGAGGACGTCGCGGCCGACCACGCCGTGCTGCTGGTCGAGCACAACATGGACATCGTGATGGAGGTCTCCGACCGCGTGGTCGTGCTCAACCAGGGCGCGGTCATCGCTGACGACGAGCCGGCGGCGGTCCGCGAGGACCCGGCGGTCCAGGAGGCGTATCTGGGCGGCTACGAGCCCGGCACCGCCGGCAGCGACGCCGACGGTGAGGCCGACGAATCGGGGGCCGCGACGGGAGGTGAGGCCGCGTGAGTTCGGACGCCGACGCTCCGACTCGGGGCGGCACACCGCTGCTCGAACTCGAAGGCGTCCGGACGTACTACGGCGAGAGCCACGTGCTCGAGGGCGTCGACCTGGAGGTCCGCGAGGGCGAGGTCGTCGCGCTGATGGGCCGGAACGGCGTCGGCAAGACGACGACGCTCCGCTCGGTGCTCCAGCTCACCCCGCCGCGCGAGGGCTCGGTGCGCCTGCGCGGCGAGGAACTCGTCGGGCGCGGCACCCA
This window harbors:
- a CDS encoding ABC transporter ATP-binding protein translates to MLRTRGLTRRFGGLTAVDDVGLALGEDELCSLIGPNGAGKTTFFNLLTGALDPSEGTVELRTGRAGGNAESDDAGVDADGWRDVTGASPHEVASMGVHRSYQITNVFPASTVLENVRVAAQAAGPDAANFWRNAGQLDRYLDEAYAVLDRVGLADRAEEPASALSHGAKRQLEVGIALAGDPDVLLLDEPNAGVSSESVDRVVDLIEDVAADHAVLLVEHNMDIVMEVSDRVVVLNQGAVIADDEPAAVREDPAVQEAYLGGYEPGTAGSDADGEADESGAATGGEAA